In Aquimarina sp. TRL1, a single window of DNA contains:
- a CDS encoding SDR family oxidoreductase, which translates to MNLKQISILGCGWLGLPLAKDFIKEGISVKGSTTSPDKIDILTQSGITPYLLTLGEASSATYLDFLSESELLIINFPPRRIPNITEVYQQQIRSILPYIGNNQKVIFISSTSVYENTNDWVTEIRHTQPEKESGKAVAAVEQILHTQLQHHLTIIRLSGLIGYDRLPGRFLANKKEVPNGDAPINVIHRDDCLGIIKSVINTNNWGEIFNGCADKHPLRKEYYTLAAEKIGLTPPTFSNHKDTAYKLISNAKSKEVLAYEYLHPDPLKLL; encoded by the coding sequence ATGAACCTTAAACAAATAAGTATTTTAGGTTGCGGATGGTTAGGACTTCCACTAGCTAAAGATTTTATAAAAGAAGGGATCTCTGTTAAGGGGTCCACTACTTCTCCTGATAAAATCGACATATTAACACAAAGTGGAATAACTCCTTACCTACTGACCTTAGGGGAAGCTTCCTCTGCAACTTATTTAGATTTTTTATCTGAAAGTGAACTACTTATTATCAATTTCCCACCCAGGAGAATTCCAAACATCACAGAAGTATACCAACAACAAATTCGAAGTATTTTACCTTATATTGGCAACAACCAAAAGGTGATTTTCATTAGTTCAACCTCTGTGTACGAAAACACAAATGACTGGGTTACGGAAATACGACATACACAACCGGAAAAAGAATCCGGAAAGGCAGTAGCTGCGGTAGAACAGATATTGCATACTCAACTTCAACATCATCTTACAATTATTCGATTATCTGGTTTAATAGGCTATGATCGTCTTCCGGGAAGGTTTCTTGCTAATAAAAAAGAAGTTCCCAATGGAGATGCTCCTATTAATGTGATACATCGAGATGATTGTTTAGGCATTATCAAATCTGTAATTAATACTAACAATTGGGGCGAAATATTTAACGGCTGTGCCGATAAACATCCTCTGCGCAAAGAATATTATACCTTGGCAGCAGAAAAAATAGGCTTAACTCCACCTACTTTTTCTAATCATAAAGACACTGCATACAAGCTAATATCCAATGCAAAAAGCAAGGAAGTACTCGCCTATGAATACCTTCACCCCGATCCTTTAAAACTACTATAA
- a CDS encoding ferredoxin — translation MVVVTLQRKKCIGCNYCVEFAPEQFQMSKKDGKSVLLKSVEKKGFYTIKSEDNEIYEGCDLAAKACPVKIISTKIV, via the coding sequence ATGGTAGTAGTCACACTACAAAGAAAAAAATGTATCGGGTGTAATTATTGTGTAGAATTCGCCCCGGAACAATTCCAAATGTCTAAGAAAGACGGGAAATCTGTATTGCTAAAATCAGTAGAAAAAAAAGGGTTCTACACAATAAAATCAGAAGATAATGAAATCTATGAGGGTTGTGATCTTGCAGCAAAAGCATGTCCTGTAAAGATTATATCAACAAAAATAGTGTAG
- a CDS encoding PepSY-associated TM helix domain-containing protein, translating into MKKLIINIHHWLGSFFCVLFLCWFLSGFVMMYQSFPKLSGKERISLQEKGITGTLLSPFHIFQKDSVQEITSLRLQQQLHRPVFHLKTTTGKTISRYADTGALLDISSKRALDIATAATQITAVSEITSLTELDQWIPRTHFLSHLPIYKITFEDPSKTHVYVSSLTGELLQKTTHKERFWTWLGAIPHWIYFRDLRVHNTLWYQLVTWLAFFGLIMTISGMYTGIIRYKKKPKKRFQRFKNKWYNLHYYFGLIFGVFVCTWTFSGMMSMTPLNWTPSTSLSKTEQQLWKKHPFVLTDFEDITWQLFGQSSKVNTAREIVFSKFQGDILTHFITASNTHTSFLNTTDFSYTKENFAAIIQLFSLKNKIEDISLLTEYDAYYYSRHNTRKLPVLRINTEQDITYYIDPDTASFLFKSSTKNKIERWLYHGLHSLDFSFLAWNRPLWDITLIFLLLGGTIISGTGVVLGWKFYKRKLKKRRKKRKK; encoded by the coding sequence ATGAAAAAACTGATCATCAATATACACCACTGGTTAGGTTCTTTTTTTTGTGTTTTATTTCTTTGCTGGTTTTTATCAGGCTTTGTTATGATGTATCAAAGCTTTCCTAAACTATCAGGAAAAGAACGGATTTCCTTACAAGAGAAAGGAATTACAGGAACACTACTATCTCCGTTTCATATTTTTCAAAAAGACAGTGTACAGGAAATCACTTCACTGCGATTACAGCAACAATTACATCGTCCGGTTTTTCACCTAAAAACAACAACCGGAAAAACAATTTCCAGATATGCGGACACTGGAGCCCTCCTAGACATCTCATCTAAAAGGGCGTTAGATATAGCAACAGCTGCCACACAAATAACTGCTGTATCTGAAATTACTTCCTTGACAGAACTGGATCAATGGATTCCAAGGACTCATTTCCTGTCACATCTGCCTATTTATAAAATTACCTTTGAAGATCCTTCAAAAACGCATGTGTATGTATCTTCTCTAACGGGTGAATTACTACAAAAAACAACTCATAAAGAACGTTTCTGGACGTGGTTAGGAGCCATCCCTCATTGGATTTATTTCAGAGATCTAAGAGTGCACAATACCTTATGGTATCAATTGGTAACCTGGTTAGCTTTTTTTGGACTTATCATGACCATTTCCGGGATGTATACCGGAATTATCCGATACAAAAAAAAGCCTAAAAAACGATTCCAACGTTTCAAAAACAAATGGTATAACCTACATTATTATTTCGGGCTTATTTTTGGAGTGTTTGTTTGTACATGGACATTTAGCGGAATGATGAGCATGACTCCCTTAAATTGGACTCCCAGTACCTCTCTTTCTAAAACAGAGCAACAATTATGGAAAAAACACCCATTCGTACTAACAGACTTTGAAGATATCACTTGGCAACTTTTTGGTCAATCCTCCAAAGTAAATACCGCTAGAGAAATTGTATTTTCTAAATTTCAGGGGGACATACTAACTCATTTTATTACAGCTTCCAATACACATACATCTTTCTTGAATACTACTGATTTCTCGTATACCAAAGAGAATTTTGCTGCTATTATTCAACTCTTTTCTCTAAAAAATAAAATTGAGGATATTTCTTTGTTAACCGAATATGATGCTTACTATTATAGCAGGCACAATACGAGGAAACTTCCTGTTTTGAGAATCAACACCGAGCAAGATATTACATATTATATAGATCCTGACACTGCCAGTTTCTTATTTAAATCATCTACTAAAAACAAAATAGAACGCTGGTTATACCATGGATTGCACAGTCTGGATTTTTCTTTTTTAGCATGGAACCGCCCATTATGGGATATAACCCTAATCTTTTTATTACTAGGAGGAACAATAATCAGTGGTACAGGAGTTGTTCTGGGATGGAAGTTTTATAAAAGAAAGCTCAAAAAGCGCCGAAAAAAAAGGAAAAAATAA
- the cobA gene encoding uroporphyrinogen-III C-methyltransferase yields MYPIAIVGAGPGDPELLTVKAHHLIEQADVILHDNLISDAIMTINNYCKKIYVGRKFGDNTDQIERQLMINKLLCKFQQDGKKVVRLKSGDPYIYGRAAEEARYLTEHNIPFEVVPGITASLAAASIFNIPITERNKSNANLICTAHTADYSFEQLNGIAHMLKAGNTISIYMGLKSLHRIVPKLMEACNDDTIPVNAVSNASRSNQQIIIGTLGTIEQLIEEQQPEMPVVLIIGATSINHL; encoded by the coding sequence ATGTACCCCATAGCAATCGTAGGAGCCGGACCTGGAGATCCGGAGTTACTGACAGTAAAAGCACATCATCTAATTGAACAAGCAGATGTCATTCTTCATGACAACCTGATTTCCGATGCCATTATGACCATCAACAATTATTGCAAAAAAATATATGTTGGTCGAAAGTTCGGAGATAATACAGATCAAATAGAACGACAACTGATGATTAATAAATTACTTTGCAAGTTTCAGCAAGATGGAAAAAAGGTAGTTCGATTAAAATCAGGTGATCCATATATATATGGTCGGGCTGCCGAGGAAGCCCGTTATCTGACAGAACACAATATCCCTTTTGAAGTGGTTCCCGGAATAACCGCTTCCTTAGCTGCAGCAAGTATTTTCAATATTCCGATAACAGAAAGAAACAAATCAAATGCTAATCTGATTTGTACCGCTCATACTGCTGATTATTCTTTTGAGCAATTAAATGGCATTGCCCATATGCTCAAAGCAGGAAACACTATTTCTATCTACATGGGACTTAAAAGCCTTCATCGGATAGTTCCTAAATTAATGGAAGCCTGTAATGATGATACCATCCCAGTAAATGCTGTTTCTAATGCATCGAGATCCAATCAGCAAATCATAATAGGCACTCTTGGAACTATCGAGCAACTAATTGAAGAACAACAACCAGAGATGCCGGTAGTTCTTATCATAGGAGCAACATCTATTAATCATCTATAA
- a CDS encoding TonB-dependent receptor encodes MKKIMLCGALILLHLIGYAQQNATLKGMITDVDSSKGIPNVSISILNAQKGTATNQQGYYSITVPTGEISLVITAIGYEDKTLQTNISSASKTLNISLQKSVTSLSQVVIGHSTNRHNRPKVGKLNIENLDNPIVINTLSPKVMEQRNVTDLGDAVKSVTGVRPINRYGGFQTFRIRGFNNFVLLIDGVRDERHNLSTSAPSTNLANVDYIEVLKGPAGVLYGHSALGGIINLVRKRPTDQQTGNVTATYGSFDTYNASFGIGGPISETLKYRADFGITRTNGWRDYGVETNNGALMLEFSPTQKDAFEFYIQANNDVYDTDTGIPVDEDGSLIKGMDPETRYNDPQDYLRHKRFDYQLKYTHTFSDDLKLSNHLSYSDDDIDYLSTEFLEVNETKDSITRAFPFYFNHTTKTLQNQLDLSYTFKTGKISHTSVAGYSLSYLDRKTFRGEVIGEGTFSTIAVQNPILNQGHIEAVDKRVDVKEEFVNSFFIQDLIHLLPKVKVMIGMRYDIFNGTYYRDEIDNNRNVLEYGEKTKIPSTAFTLRSGLVYQPTKHISIFSSYSDYFKPTRRIAPNGQVFDPETGYQTEAGIKYQNKVLAATFSAFYMLKNNIVEKTSVEDYRQIGEADSKGIEFDIQAHPINGLFIKAGYAFADASISDYNRELQTTPEGNQLPFAPKHLANAWVSYKLPTTKFKGLGIGFGMNHTSANYTNSDNTYELPAYTTLDGTLFYEIKNARIAFNLNNITDELYFTDAIYANQYFVGQERNYKISLSYSF; translated from the coding sequence ATGAAAAAAATTATGTTATGTGGTGCATTGATCTTGTTACACCTCATTGGCTATGCCCAACAAAATGCAACACTAAAAGGAATGATTACCGATGTGGATTCGTCTAAAGGAATCCCTAATGTTTCTATCAGTATTTTAAATGCTCAAAAAGGTACTGCTACAAATCAACAAGGTTATTATTCGATCACCGTTCCTACGGGAGAAATCTCATTAGTAATTACAGCTATTGGCTATGAGGATAAAACACTACAAACAAATATTTCATCTGCTTCAAAAACACTTAATATCAGTTTACAAAAAAGTGTAACCTCTCTATCTCAGGTAGTAATTGGTCATTCAACAAACCGACACAATCGCCCTAAAGTCGGAAAATTAAATATTGAAAACTTAGACAACCCTATCGTAATTAATACCCTCTCTCCTAAAGTAATGGAACAACGTAATGTTACCGATTTAGGAGATGCTGTCAAAAGTGTGACAGGAGTTAGACCAATCAACCGGTACGGAGGATTTCAAACTTTTAGAATAAGAGGGTTTAACAACTTTGTTTTATTAATTGACGGAGTACGGGATGAACGTCATAACCTATCTACCAGTGCCCCTTCTACCAATTTGGCAAATGTAGATTATATAGAAGTACTAAAAGGACCCGCAGGAGTCTTATACGGACACTCTGCTCTAGGAGGAATCATTAATCTGGTACGAAAAAGACCTACGGATCAACAAACCGGAAATGTTACAGCTACATACGGAAGTTTTGATACCTATAACGCTTCTTTTGGTATTGGAGGTCCGATTAGTGAAACATTAAAGTACAGAGCTGATTTTGGAATTACCCGAACAAATGGCTGGAGAGATTATGGAGTAGAAACCAATAACGGGGCTCTTATGCTAGAGTTCTCTCCTACTCAAAAAGATGCTTTTGAATTTTATATTCAGGCAAATAATGATGTTTATGACACCGATACGGGAATTCCTGTCGATGAAGACGGATCTCTTATAAAAGGAATGGATCCTGAAACCCGATACAATGATCCTCAGGATTATCTGAGACACAAGCGTTTTGATTATCAATTAAAATACACACACACTTTTTCAGATGATCTAAAGCTTTCGAATCACCTCTCTTATTCTGACGATGATATTGATTATCTTTCGACAGAATTTTTAGAAGTAAACGAGACCAAAGACTCTATCACCAGAGCATTTCCTTTCTATTTTAATCATACGACCAAAACACTACAAAATCAACTAGACCTTTCATATACATTCAAAACAGGAAAAATATCTCATACCTCAGTTGCTGGGTATAGCCTTAGTTATCTGGATCGAAAAACATTTAGAGGTGAGGTTATCGGAGAAGGAACTTTTAGCACGATTGCAGTTCAAAACCCTATATTAAACCAGGGACATATTGAAGCTGTAGACAAAAGAGTAGATGTCAAAGAAGAATTTGTCAATTCTTTCTTTATTCAGGATTTAATCCACCTACTTCCCAAGGTAAAAGTAATGATCGGTATGAGGTATGACATTTTTAATGGTACCTACTACCGAGATGAAATCGATAATAACAGAAACGTTTTGGAATACGGTGAAAAAACAAAAATTCCTTCGACTGCTTTTACACTTCGTTCCGGATTAGTTTATCAGCCAACCAAACATATTAGTATATTCTCTTCTTATTCTGATTATTTTAAGCCAACCCGAAGAATCGCTCCTAATGGACAAGTTTTTGATCCTGAAACCGGATATCAGACAGAAGCCGGAATTAAATATCAAAACAAAGTACTTGCTGCCACTTTCTCTGCCTTTTACATGCTAAAAAACAATATTGTAGAAAAAACAAGTGTTGAAGATTACAGACAGATTGGTGAAGCGGACTCTAAAGGGATAGAATTCGATATTCAAGCTCATCCTATTAATGGATTATTTATTAAAGCGGGATATGCATTTGCTGATGCGTCTATCAGTGATTATAATAGGGAATTGCAAACCACCCCAGAGGGAAATCAACTTCCTTTTGCTCCAAAACATCTCGCCAATGCCTGGGTAAGTTATAAATTACCTACTACAAAATTCAAAGGATTGGGAATTGGATTCGGGATGAACCATACTTCTGCTAATTACACCAATTCAGATAACACCTATGAATTACCCGCATATACTACATTAGACGGGACTCTTTTTTATGAAATAAAGAATGCACGAATCGCTTTTAATCTCAATAATATCACAGATGAATTATATTTTACAGATGCTATATATGCCAATCAATACTTTGTGGGGCAGGAACGCAACTATAAGATAAGTTTATCGTATTCTTTTTAG
- the cbiB gene encoding adenosylcobinamide-phosphate synthase CbiB translates to MDKLYLIIPLIAGYLLDLLLGDPRWLPHPIRTFGTLIYKAERNLNTAPARFFKGMFLTITLSTGVFAFFFFTASFLSTYPILQYPFIAVFVFYSIANMSLIQEGKAVFRALASSLEEGRKRLSWIVGRQTDKLSPQEIKTAVFETLSENLSDGVIAPLFYYAILGIPGAMTYKMINTLDSMIGYKNERYFLFGKFAAYTDDVVNYIPARITAFLILLVSFKLHKLPFVITYGKQHSSPNAGYPEAALAAVLDCRFGGPNYYHGQLVDKPYIGTNPRDIKDYEIKKVAAINQKVTLIFVVLICSLHYFL, encoded by the coding sequence GTGGATAAGTTATACCTCATAATTCCCTTGATAGCCGGATACCTCTTAGATTTATTATTAGGAGATCCCAGGTGGCTTCCTCACCCCATTCGTACCTTTGGAACCTTGATCTATAAAGCAGAACGTAACCTGAATACCGCTCCGGCACGTTTTTTCAAAGGAATGTTCCTTACCATAACCTTATCAACCGGAGTATTTGCTTTCTTTTTCTTTACAGCATCTTTTTTGAGTACTTATCCGATATTACAGTATCCATTTATTGCGGTTTTTGTTTTCTACAGTATTGCCAATATGAGCTTGATTCAGGAAGGAAAGGCTGTTTTCAGAGCACTGGCTTCTAGTCTGGAAGAAGGGCGAAAACGACTCTCATGGATTGTTGGTCGACAAACCGATAAACTTTCTCCACAAGAAATAAAAACTGCCGTTTTTGAGACTTTGTCCGAAAACCTAAGTGATGGAGTTATTGCCCCTTTATTTTACTATGCTATTTTGGGAATCCCCGGAGCCATGACTTATAAAATGATCAATACGCTGGACTCCATGATTGGTTATAAAAATGAACGTTATTTTTTGTTTGGAAAATTTGCAGCCTATACAGATGATGTCGTTAATTATATCCCCGCTAGGATAACAGCTTTTTTAATTCTTCTGGTGTCGTTTAAACTACATAAACTTCCATTTGTAATTACCTATGGGAAACAACATTCCAGTCCGAATGCAGGGTACCCTGAAGCAGCACTTGCAGCCGTATTAGATTGCCGTTTTGGAGGACCAAATTATTATCACGGACAATTAGTAGATAAACCCTATATCGGCACTAATCCTAGAGATATTAAAGATTATGAAATAAAAAAGGTAGCGGCCATAAATCAAAAAGTAACCCTTATTTTTGTCGTTTTAATTTGTAGTTTACATTATTTCCTATAA
- a CDS encoding aminotransferase class I/II-fold pyridoxal phosphate-dependent enzyme — protein sequence MIYGHGDDRYRYNINFKANFSSNVWHAGTSKALLTYLSLQLPSIGNYPSPGADELATIIAKHHEVASDQVLITNGATEAFYLIANAFSGMHAAILFPTFSEYEDACQANKVTVRHYLRSAILQESFNEEIAFICNPNNPDGYSNTPAEIATLLEKYPATTFVIDEAYIDFSLSIQSCISLIEKYDNLIIVRSLTKVFSIPGIRLGYLLSSSSLKNKIEQVKMPWSVNTIAIEAGKYIYANYNTLYPPISDVLDNCLDLQRQIQQLNGFSVHPSSTNYFLVKMNTPQVKALKEYLIFKHQILIRDASNFKGLDAHYFRVASQDTSKNQLLINALRQWISYTS from the coding sequence ATGATTTATGGGCACGGGGACGACCGATATCGTTACAATATAAATTTTAAAGCAAACTTTAGTTCTAATGTATGGCATGCTGGAACCTCCAAAGCTTTATTAACTTATCTCTCGCTTCAACTTCCGTCTATAGGAAACTATCCTTCTCCAGGAGCAGATGAGTTAGCAACTATAATCGCAAAGCACCATGAGGTTGCTTCTGACCAGGTACTCATTACTAATGGAGCAACAGAAGCATTTTACCTGATAGCTAATGCTTTTTCCGGAATGCATGCTGCAATACTATTCCCTACTTTTTCTGAGTATGAGGATGCATGCCAGGCAAATAAAGTAACCGTACGCCATTATCTAAGATCTGCTATTCTTCAGGAAAGTTTCAATGAAGAAATTGCTTTCATCTGCAATCCTAATAATCCAGACGGATATAGCAATACTCCGGCAGAAATTGCAACCCTTCTCGAAAAATACCCTGCCACTACTTTCGTCATTGACGAAGCCTATATCGATTTTTCACTATCTATACAATCATGTATATCGCTAATAGAAAAATATGATAATCTGATTATTGTACGCTCCTTGACCAAGGTATTCTCTATCCCAGGAATCCGATTAGGGTATTTACTTAGTTCCTCTTCTTTAAAAAACAAGATAGAACAAGTTAAAATGCCATGGAGCGTCAATACTATTGCAATTGAAGCAGGAAAGTACATCTATGCAAATTACAATACTTTGTACCCTCCCATATCTGATGTACTAGATAACTGTCTTGATTTACAAAGGCAAATACAGCAACTCAATGGTTTCTCTGTACACCCTTCCTCAACTAATTATTTTTTAGTAAAGATGAATACCCCGCAGGTAAAAGCGCTAAAGGAATATTTAATTTTTAAGCATCAGATTCTTATACGAGATGCTTCTAATTTTAAAGGATTGGATGCTCACTATTTTAGAGTTGCCAGTCAGGATACCTCCAAAAATCAACTACTCATTAACGCATTACGACAGTGGATAAGTTATACCTCATAA
- a CDS encoding ferredoxin, which produces MGKNLTNVKTTFQFCDGGSCQRANSEIAIREARAYLRNEGAWDDIHTIKTRCNGRCENAPTWIVQPGNFWYKNLSPEKAIDIVSCHLNNTPEKVEEHLLYKEGWDTIKTDKERKVTLTSFTHKTDPHLGDALIAKAFASDQHLYPLFQYLFQKDKKIAIELNDGMFFDIKTPHVISYHEKYDLSITGDQINIKLAIAGIPKDADDNLVERKVTSAEVIWLKKTAIFTKAIRLKNKKGNHLVTCWIKEEDIASWHHILSIYLGMNPEHIRIKNEP; this is translated from the coding sequence ATGGGAAAAAACTTAACAAACGTAAAAACTACTTTTCAGTTTTGTGACGGAGGATCTTGCCAGCGTGCCAATAGCGAAATTGCAATACGAGAAGCAAGAGCATACTTGCGTAATGAAGGAGCATGGGATGATATACACACGATTAAAACCCGATGCAACGGACGATGTGAAAATGCTCCTACATGGATTGTACAACCTGGTAATTTCTGGTATAAAAACCTTAGTCCTGAAAAGGCAATCGATATCGTATCCTGCCATTTGAATAATACTCCGGAAAAAGTTGAAGAACATCTATTATACAAAGAAGGATGGGATACTATTAAAACAGATAAAGAACGTAAAGTTACCCTGACTTCATTTACGCATAAGACAGATCCTCATTTAGGAGATGCTCTCATTGCCAAAGCATTTGCCTCTGACCAGCATTTATATCCATTATTTCAATATTTGTTTCAAAAAGATAAAAAAATCGCAATAGAACTCAATGATGGCATGTTTTTTGATATAAAAACTCCTCATGTAATATCATATCATGAAAAATACGATCTCTCTATAACAGGAGATCAAATCAATATAAAATTAGCAATTGCAGGTATCCCAAAAGATGCTGATGATAACCTTGTAGAAAGAAAAGTTACTTCGGCAGAAGTAATCTGGTTGAAAAAAACAGCTATCTTTACCAAAGCAATTAGGCTAAAAAATAAAAAAGGTAATCATCTGGTAACCTGCTGGATAAAAGAGGAAGATATTGCTTCATGGCATCATATCCTATCTATTTATCTGGGAATGAACCCAGAACATATAAGAATAAAAAATGAACCTTAA
- a CDS encoding AAA family ATPase: MSKRYIITGAPGTGKSSLLLQLQKEGIHCFSELSRKVIQHQQKLKGNKTPWGDILGFAELIYQKTIEELKSPVNEISFVDRGLADMTAYLTSQSYFIPGYLQHFPYKKYYKNTVFLLPPWKEIYVNDPQRPQTFKEAMRIHEHLIKTYKNLSFNIETLPKTTLTKRKEIILSLI, from the coding sequence GTGAGTAAAAGGTATATTATAACAGGAGCTCCCGGTACCGGTAAAAGCAGTTTACTTCTTCAATTACAGAAAGAAGGAATTCATTGCTTTTCTGAATTATCCCGGAAAGTGATACAGCATCAACAAAAACTAAAAGGAAATAAAACTCCCTGGGGAGATATTCTCGGTTTTGCAGAATTGATCTATCAAAAAACGATAGAAGAATTAAAATCCCCTGTTAATGAAATATCTTTTGTAGACAGAGGGCTCGCAGATATGACCGCCTATCTGACATCGCAATCTTATTTCATTCCGGGATATCTACAACATTTTCCTTATAAGAAATATTATAAAAATACGGTATTTCTACTTCCTCCTTGGAAAGAAATTTATGTAAATGATCCGCAACGTCCACAAACTTTCAAGGAAGCAATGCGAATACATGAGCATCTTATCAAAACTTATAAAAACCTGTCTTTCAATATAGAAACACTTCCTAAAACTACATTAACAAAAAGAAAAGAGATTATCCTCTCGCTCATATAA
- a CDS encoding cobyric acid synthase, producing MKKSRPIMFVGTGSDVGKSILVTGICRVLKNRGYTPAPFKAQNMSLNSYATPEGLEIGRAQAVQAEACGIPCSTNMNPVLLKPSGSNTSQVVLHGKPIGDQTIKEYFLGNNKEQLFSEATTAFLSLAKMYSPIVLEGAGSISELNLKNRDIVNMRMAKAANANVYLVADIDKGGVFASVYGSIALLEPWEKELVKGIVINKFRGDISLFEEGKQILQKLTGIPVIGIVPYASDIYIEEEDSVGLLQKNTTAKDGTINIAVVLLPYLSNYTDFNVLEKDPRTHLYYTDSPEGIKNADIIIIPGSKNTIRDLQFMRDKTLAKEILFAHENGKKIIGICGGYQMLGTVITDPYHVESSIKTIPGLGILPIQTVLTREKVTTQCEFTFKQYKEACKGYEIHMGNTTTDKGIPFLNQLNQTHEGVILDNCWGTYIHGILDNQIVIDDLLQDFSQEKVAFDYEEYKQENYDKLADLLEKTMDIDHIIKEMQVEI from the coding sequence ATGAAAAAATCACGACCTATTATGTTTGTGGGTACAGGCTCTGATGTGGGTAAAAGTATATTAGTTACCGGAATATGCAGAGTTCTAAAAAACAGAGGATATACTCCTGCCCCTTTCAAAGCTCAAAACATGTCTTTGAATAGCTATGCTACTCCCGAAGGACTGGAAATAGGACGTGCTCAGGCTGTACAGGCAGAAGCTTGTGGTATCCCTTGCTCTACTAATATGAATCCCGTATTACTAAAACCATCTGGTTCTAATACCTCACAGGTAGTACTGCATGGAAAACCAATCGGAGATCAGACCATTAAAGAGTATTTTTTAGGCAATAACAAAGAACAATTATTCTCAGAAGCTACGACAGCTTTTCTATCCTTAGCAAAAATGTACTCTCCTATTGTATTAGAAGGGGCTGGAAGCATTAGTGAATTAAACCTAAAAAACAGGGATATTGTGAATATGAGGATGGCCAAAGCGGCTAATGCCAATGTATATCTGGTTGCTGATATTGACAAAGGAGGTGTTTTTGCCAGTGTATATGGTAGTATTGCTTTATTAGAACCCTGGGAAAAAGAATTGGTTAAAGGTATTGTAATCAATAAATTCAGAGGAGATATTTCACTCTTCGAAGAAGGGAAACAAATACTTCAAAAACTAACAGGAATCCCCGTTATCGGAATCGTTCCCTATGCCAGTGATATCTATATAGAAGAGGAGGACTCTGTAGGGTTACTTCAAAAAAATACCACGGCAAAAGACGGAACCATTAATATAGCGGTTGTGCTGCTTCCTTATCTTTCTAATTATACAGATTTTAATGTATTGGAGAAAGATCCCAGAACACATTTGTATTATACAGACTCCCCTGAAGGGATTAAAAATGCAGATATTATCATTATTCCTGGTAGTAAGAACACGATCAGAGATTTACAATTTATGCGAGACAAAACACTGGCTAAAGAAATTCTTTTCGCACATGAAAACGGGAAAAAAATTATTGGGATTTGTGGAGGATATCAGATGCTTGGAACAGTAATTACAGATCCGTACCATGTAGAGAGTAGCATCAAAACAATACCCGGTCTCGGAATACTTCCTATCCAAACAGTGCTGACCAGAGAAAAAGTAACGACCCAATGTGAGTTTACATTCAAACAATATAAAGAAGCCTGTAAAGGATATGAAATTCATATGGGAAATACGACTACAGATAAAGGTATTCCTTTTCTAAACCAACTCAACCAAACCCATGAAGGAGTGATTCTAGATAATTGCTGGGGGACATACATTCATGGAATTTTGGACAACCAAATTGTGATCGATGATCTACTACAGGATTTTTCTCAAGAAAAAGTAGCATTTGATTATGAAGAATACAAGCAGGAAAATTATGATAAATTAGCTGATTTACTAGAGAAAACAATGGATATTGATCATATTATAAAAGAAATGCAAGTAGAGATATGA